One stretch of Clavibacter californiensis DNA includes these proteins:
- a CDS encoding CYTH and CHAD domain-containing protein — MVHTSSVEIERKYDVADGVPVPAFVGIEGIAEARAADPVTLVAVYLDTADHALADRRMILRRREGGHDAGWHVKLPADGGEGRTELGWPLEDGDGDDGAIPGPVLDQVAVHVRGRELTPLARLETVRTTVTLLDADGRAVAEFADDRVTGSDVRGGTVRAWHEWEVELLPDAPAKRKQRAALLDLIERHVVDAGARPSDSASKLARALGADALGREAPAGPALPDPATLTKESPASEVARAILARGVRDLVAADPHVRADEHDAVHRMRVAVRRLRSALRTHQDVIDPAATAAVRAELTALGTVLGGARDMEVLRDRVVWSVVEHDTETVPDHVGDALHDVLDERYRRAHERVVRALSSARYLALLDDLDRLVADPPLTHDASAPAGPALHAALRRDAERVGRRAAVAQEAVGEAARTEALHEVRKAAKRLRYAAEEVSGRTVQVLGRKTMRLATAAEEVHDELGEHRDGIAMQRVLRDEAKRLAARGEDAFALGVLHEAERLRTQSALWRAERALERLLATPVPGA, encoded by the coding sequence ATGGTGCACACATCCTCCGTCGAGATCGAGCGCAAGTACGACGTCGCGGACGGGGTGCCGGTCCCGGCCTTCGTCGGCATCGAGGGGATCGCCGAGGCGCGAGCCGCGGATCCCGTGACGCTCGTGGCCGTCTACCTCGACACCGCGGACCACGCGCTCGCCGATCGCCGCATGATCCTCCGCCGCCGCGAGGGAGGCCACGACGCGGGCTGGCACGTGAAGCTCCCGGCCGACGGCGGCGAGGGCCGCACCGAGCTCGGCTGGCCGCTCGAGGACGGCGACGGCGACGACGGCGCGATCCCCGGCCCCGTGCTCGACCAGGTGGCCGTGCACGTGCGCGGCCGCGAGCTCACGCCCCTCGCGCGCCTCGAGACCGTCCGCACCACCGTCACGCTGCTCGACGCCGACGGGCGCGCGGTCGCCGAGTTCGCCGACGACCGCGTCACCGGATCCGACGTCCGCGGCGGCACCGTGCGCGCCTGGCACGAGTGGGAGGTCGAGCTGCTGCCGGACGCGCCCGCGAAGCGGAAGCAGCGCGCGGCGCTCCTCGACCTGATCGAGCGGCACGTGGTCGACGCGGGCGCCCGCCCCTCCGACAGCGCCTCGAAGCTCGCCCGCGCGCTCGGCGCCGACGCGCTCGGCCGCGAGGCTCCCGCGGGTCCCGCCCTGCCGGATCCCGCGACCCTCACCAAGGAGAGCCCCGCGTCCGAGGTGGCCCGCGCGATCCTCGCCCGCGGCGTCCGCGACCTCGTGGCCGCCGACCCGCACGTGCGCGCCGACGAGCACGACGCCGTGCACAGGATGCGCGTCGCCGTCCGCCGCCTCCGCAGCGCGCTCCGCACCCACCAGGACGTGATCGACCCGGCGGCCACGGCGGCCGTCCGCGCCGAGCTCACCGCGCTCGGGACCGTGCTCGGCGGCGCGCGCGACATGGAGGTGCTGCGCGACCGCGTCGTCTGGTCGGTGGTGGAGCACGACACGGAGACCGTGCCCGACCACGTCGGCGACGCCCTGCACGACGTCCTCGACGAGCGGTACCGCCGCGCCCACGAGCGCGTGGTCCGCGCGCTCTCGTCGGCGCGCTACCTCGCGCTGCTCGACGACCTCGACCGGCTGGTCGCGGATCCGCCCCTCACGCACGATGCGAGCGCCCCGGCGGGGCCCGCCCTGCACGCGGCGCTCCGTCGCGACGCCGAGCGGGTCGGCCGCCGGGCAGCGGTCGCGCAGGAGGCGGTCGGCGAGGCAGCGCGCACCGAGGCGCTGCACGAGGTCCGCAAGGCCGCCAAGCGCCTCCGCTACGCCGCCGAGGAGGTCAGCGGCCGCACGGTCCAGGTCCTCGGCCGGAAGACGATGCGGCTCGCGACCGCCGCCGAGGAGGTGCACGACGAGCTCGGCGAGCACCGCGACGGCATCGCGATGCAGCGGGTCCTCCGCGACGAGGCGAAGCGCCTCGCGGCCCGCGGTGAGGACGCCTTCGCGCTCGGCGTGCTGCACGAGGCCGAGCGGCTGCGCACCCAGTCCGCGCTCTGGCGGGCGGAGCGCGCGCTGGAGCGCCTGCTCGCGACCCCCGTCCCGGGAGCGTGA
- a CDS encoding NmrA family NAD(P)-binding protein yields the protein MTASPASASASASGPVVVAGATGDLGRRIVRELLAAGARVRVLTRPGRTAAAEAWGDDPRVEVVEAAYTDRAALIRGVAGARVVVSAVSGARAVIVGAQRALLTAAVAAGVPRFIPSDYSSDYRRVTPGSNRNFELRREFAADLDAAPIRATSVLNGAFADMLTGQAPIVLFDRRRVLYWSSADQVLDFTTKDDTARVTALVALDDHAPRVVEVAGDRVTARDLARTMTEITGTPFALQWAGSTGVLSTAAKAMRRVGRDEQETFPAWQGMQYLVSMYSGEAELRHVDRERFGAHTWTSVRDVLAAHVAERVSASAA from the coding sequence ATGACCGCATCGCCCGCATCCGCATCCGCATCCGCATCCGGCCCCGTCGTCGTCGCCGGCGCCACCGGCGACCTCGGCCGCCGCATCGTGCGCGAGCTGCTCGCGGCCGGCGCGCGCGTCCGCGTCCTCACCCGGCCCGGAAGAACCGCGGCGGCCGAGGCGTGGGGCGACGACCCGCGCGTCGAGGTCGTCGAGGCCGCGTACACCGACCGGGCCGCGCTGATCCGCGGGGTCGCCGGCGCGCGCGTCGTCGTCTCCGCGGTCAGCGGCGCCCGCGCCGTGATCGTCGGGGCGCAGCGTGCGCTCCTGACGGCGGCGGTCGCGGCCGGCGTGCCGCGCTTCATCCCCTCGGACTACTCCTCCGACTACCGCCGGGTCACGCCCGGCAGCAACCGCAACTTCGAGCTGCGCCGCGAGTTCGCGGCCGACCTCGACGCCGCGCCGATCCGGGCCACCTCGGTGCTCAACGGCGCCTTCGCCGACATGCTCACCGGGCAGGCGCCCATCGTCCTGTTCGACCGGCGCCGCGTCCTCTACTGGTCGTCCGCCGACCAGGTGCTCGACTTCACGACCAAGGACGACACCGCCCGCGTGACGGCGCTCGTCGCGCTCGACGACCACGCGCCGCGCGTGGTCGAGGTGGCGGGGGACCGGGTGACCGCGCGGGACCTCGCGCGCACCATGACGGAGATCACGGGCACGCCGTTCGCGCTGCAGTGGGCGGGCAGCACGGGGGTCCTCTCCACGGCGGCCAAGGCGATGCGCCGCGTCGGCCGCGACGAGCAGGAGACCTTCCCGGCCTGGCAGGGGATGCAGTACCTCGTGAGCATGTACAGCGGCGAGGCGGAGCTGCGGCACGTGGACCGCGAGCGGTTCGGCGCGCACACCTGGACGAGCGTGCGCGACGTGCTCGCCGCGCACGTCGCCGAGCGCGTGAGCGCGTCCGCCGCGTAG
- a CDS encoding carboxylesterase/lipase family protein — protein MTPDADVPTPAYDPSELDVRVTGGTVRGVRERGIEAWRGIPFAAPPRGDLRFRAPQPVVGWEGARFAQHFGKVAPQVSAGAFMGAPQGTPMGEDCLTVNVIAPSGLSPDAARVNRESQLRPVMVFIHGGAYVVGSSRENPVQGEGLVRQGGIVYVSFNYRLGALGYLDFSRYSTPERPIESNLGLRDQVQALQWVRDNIRAFGGDPDNVTVFGESAGGNAVTTLMAVPSAHGLFARAIAQSSPTNAVYPAEQTARWAAEFVGLLAGRAGRAPDDAEAVRLLTAASASTLAAAANELMVRTPDEEPGTITFSPVIDGDVLPERPLDAFKHGRAARVPLIIGTNEREGSLFTGRLDILATTPPRIDAVFAKTDEAHREELAALYPGLPKRRAALDFGGDYAFWFPSIKVAERHARYAPVHFYRFDIAPRLVHLMGLDATHGLELFALFDRMDSMLGRGMTLLGGRRAFVAAGERMRIAWLRFAQDGTVDESWPPYVGVADEAPGTGAADAGASGERATLVFDVVDRIEHDPHAERRVAWRDFVPHI, from the coding sequence GTGACCCCAGACGCCGACGTGCCCACCCCGGCGTACGACCCGTCGGAGCTCGACGTGCGGGTCACCGGCGGCACCGTCCGCGGCGTGCGCGAGCGGGGGATCGAGGCGTGGCGCGGCATCCCCTTCGCCGCACCGCCCCGCGGCGACCTCCGCTTCCGGGCGCCGCAGCCCGTCGTCGGCTGGGAGGGCGCGCGGTTCGCGCAGCACTTCGGCAAGGTCGCGCCGCAGGTCAGCGCGGGAGCCTTCATGGGCGCGCCGCAGGGCACGCCGATGGGGGAGGACTGCCTCACCGTCAACGTCATCGCGCCCTCCGGCCTCAGCCCCGACGCCGCGCGCGTGAACCGTGAGTCGCAGCTGCGGCCCGTCATGGTCTTCATCCACGGCGGCGCGTACGTCGTCGGTTCCTCGCGCGAGAACCCCGTGCAGGGCGAGGGCCTCGTCCGTCAGGGCGGCATAGTCTACGTGAGCTTCAACTACCGCCTCGGGGCGCTCGGCTACCTCGACTTCAGCCGGTACTCGACGCCGGAGCGCCCCATCGAGTCGAACCTGGGCTTGCGCGACCAGGTGCAGGCGCTCCAGTGGGTGCGCGACAACATCCGCGCGTTCGGCGGGGATCCCGACAACGTCACGGTCTTCGGCGAGTCCGCCGGCGGCAACGCCGTCACGACCCTCATGGCGGTGCCGTCGGCGCACGGGCTGTTCGCCCGCGCCATCGCGCAGAGCTCGCCGACGAACGCCGTCTACCCGGCCGAGCAGACCGCGCGATGGGCGGCCGAGTTCGTGGGCCTCCTCGCCGGTCGGGCGGGCCGCGCCCCCGACGACGCCGAGGCGGTCCGGCTGCTCACGGCCGCGAGCGCGTCCACCCTCGCCGCCGCGGCGAACGAGCTGATGGTGCGGACGCCCGACGAGGAGCCGGGCACCATCACGTTCAGCCCCGTCATCGACGGCGACGTGCTGCCGGAGCGCCCGCTCGACGCGTTCAAGCACGGCCGCGCGGCCCGGGTGCCGCTCATCATCGGCACCAACGAGCGCGAGGGATCCCTGTTCACCGGCCGCCTCGACATCCTCGCCACCACGCCGCCGCGCATCGACGCGGTGTTCGCGAAGACCGACGAGGCCCACCGCGAGGAGCTCGCCGCGCTCTACCCCGGCCTGCCCAAGCGCCGGGCCGCGCTCGACTTCGGCGGCGACTACGCCTTCTGGTTCCCGTCCATCAAGGTCGCCGAGCGCCATGCCCGCTACGCGCCCGTGCACTTCTACCGCTTCGACATCGCGCCGCGCCTCGTGCACCTCATGGGCCTCGACGCCACGCACGGCCTCGAGCTGTTCGCGCTGTTCGACCGCATGGACTCGATGCTCGGCCGCGGCATGACCCTCCTCGGCGGCCGGCGCGCGTTCGTCGCGGCGGGGGAGCGGATGCGCATCGCGTGGCTCCGCTTCGCGCAGGACGGCACCGTCGACGAGTCCTGGCCGCCCTACGTGGGCGTCGCCGACGAGGCCCCGGGCACCGGTGCGGCCGACGCAGGCGCGTCGGGCGAGCGCGCGACCCTCGTCTTCGACGTGGTCGACCGCATCGAGCACGACCCGCACGCCGAGCGCCGCGTCGCGTGGCGCGACTTCGTGCCGCACATCTGA
- a CDS encoding inorganic phosphate transporter: protein MDLTLIVVLVIALALFFDFTNGFHDTANAMATPIATGALKPRVAVAIAAVLNLVGAFLSTEVAKTVSGGIIREGDGGVQITPTMIFAGLMGAIVWNLVTWLRGLPSSSSHALFGGLIGAAVVGAGLGSVDFGVVLSKVILPALLAPAIAGLIAYATTKLAYSITRRSSGPNERGGFRYGQIFTSSLVALAHGTNDAQKTMGIITLTLIAGGFQAAGSGPEFWVIAVCAVAIALGTYMGGWRIIRTMGSGLTEVKPAQGFSAEASTAATILASSHLGFALSTTQVASGSVIGSGLGRRGASVRWNTVGKIALGWLLTLPSAAIVGAIAALVASTGTVGFVIDAVVGVAVIVWIFWRSRRNAVDARNAIVEVDAAGFAVRGRKATKAARKAREAA, encoded by the coding sequence GTGGATCTCACCCTCATCGTCGTCCTGGTCATAGCCCTGGCCCTGTTCTTCGACTTCACCAACGGCTTCCACGACACGGCGAACGCGATGGCCACCCCCATCGCGACGGGTGCGCTGAAGCCGCGGGTCGCCGTCGCGATCGCCGCGGTCCTCAACCTCGTGGGCGCGTTCCTCAGCACAGAGGTCGCGAAGACCGTCTCCGGCGGCATCATCCGCGAGGGCGACGGCGGCGTGCAGATCACGCCGACCATGATCTTCGCGGGCCTCATGGGCGCCATCGTCTGGAACCTCGTCACCTGGCTCCGCGGCCTCCCGTCGAGCTCCAGCCACGCGCTGTTCGGCGGCCTCATCGGCGCGGCCGTCGTGGGCGCGGGCCTCGGCTCGGTCGACTTCGGCGTCGTGCTGTCGAAGGTGATCCTCCCGGCGCTGCTCGCCCCCGCGATCGCCGGCCTCATCGCGTACGCGACCACCAAGCTCGCCTACTCCATCACGCGCCGCTCGAGCGGCCCGAACGAGCGCGGCGGCTTCCGCTACGGCCAGATCTTCACGTCGTCGCTCGTGGCCCTCGCGCACGGAACCAACGACGCGCAGAAGACCATGGGCATCATCACCCTCACGCTCATCGCGGGCGGCTTCCAGGCGGCCGGCTCCGGCCCCGAGTTCTGGGTCATCGCGGTCTGCGCCGTCGCCATCGCGCTCGGCACCTACATGGGCGGCTGGCGCATCATCCGCACGATGGGATCCGGCCTCACCGAGGTCAAGCCCGCGCAGGGCTTCAGCGCCGAGGCGTCGACCGCGGCCACCATCCTCGCGTCCAGCCACCTCGGCTTCGCGCTCTCGACCACGCAGGTCGCGTCCGGATCCGTCATCGGCTCGGGCCTCGGTCGCCGCGGCGCGTCCGTGCGCTGGAACACGGTGGGCAAGATCGCGCTCGGCTGGCTGCTCACGCTGCCGTCGGCCGCCATCGTCGGCGCGATCGCGGCGCTCGTGGCGAGCACCGGCACGGTCGGCTTCGTCATCGACGCGGTCGTCGGCGTGGCCGTCATCGTCTGGATCTTCTGGCGCTCGCGCCGGAACGCGGTCGACGCCCGCAACGCCATCGTCGAGGTGGACGCCGCCGGGTTCGCCGTGCGGGGACGGAAGGCCACCAAGGCCGCTCGGAAGGCCAGGGAGGCCGCATGA
- a CDS encoding YihY/virulence factor BrkB family protein has translation MPIRPRRAAPDDASPQAELDEQALHRRQRIGRELGWYACRRAVYGFMKHRGIDMAASLTFYSTLSLVPAAVAVLSLIGVVGDTRAGVEGVLGVLTAVLGDSAVDVIRDPVEQLADGPRSGIAFTVSFLGALWTSAAYVTAFGRAMNRVQETEEGRPLVKYRALMLGVTVALLVVSVVMVGMLLLTDDGARALGQQLGLGDTTLVVWAIVKWPLLAALLTGIIGVLYAATPNLRRRRVDLLTWGSLVAIVAWGLGTAGFVWYVTTIATYESTYGVLGAVIVLLLWLYIGNLSLVLGGELDVEIIRARQLQAGIPAEHALRLPVRDTTRADRLARRRALLEDEGRRLREARSGREATAAEERRADAPPTLPEDDTREVRIRRRRGSARPSSRRSRRA, from the coding sequence ATGCCCATCCGCCCGCGCCGCGCCGCGCCCGACGACGCCTCGCCGCAGGCCGAGCTCGACGAGCAGGCGCTGCACCGGCGGCAGCGCATCGGCCGCGAACTCGGCTGGTACGCGTGCCGCCGCGCGGTCTACGGATTCATGAAGCACCGCGGCATCGACATGGCCGCGAGCCTGACCTTCTACTCCACGCTCTCGCTCGTCCCCGCGGCGGTCGCGGTGCTCAGCCTCATCGGCGTCGTCGGCGACACGCGCGCCGGCGTCGAGGGCGTGCTCGGCGTGCTCACGGCGGTGCTGGGCGACTCGGCCGTCGACGTGATCCGCGACCCCGTCGAGCAGCTCGCCGACGGTCCCCGCTCCGGCATCGCCTTCACGGTGAGCTTCCTCGGCGCGCTCTGGACCTCGGCCGCCTACGTCACCGCCTTCGGCCGCGCGATGAACCGCGTGCAGGAGACGGAGGAGGGCCGGCCGCTGGTGAAGTACCGGGCGCTGATGCTCGGGGTCACGGTCGCGCTGCTCGTCGTCAGCGTCGTGATGGTCGGCATGCTGCTGCTCACCGACGACGGCGCCCGCGCGCTCGGGCAGCAGCTCGGCCTCGGCGACACGACGCTCGTGGTGTGGGCGATCGTCAAGTGGCCGCTGCTCGCGGCGCTGCTGACGGGGATCATCGGCGTGCTGTACGCGGCGACCCCGAACCTCCGCCGTCGCCGGGTTGACCTGCTCACCTGGGGCAGCCTCGTGGCGATCGTCGCGTGGGGCCTCGGCACCGCCGGCTTCGTCTGGTACGTGACGACCATCGCGACCTACGAGTCGACCTACGGGGTGCTCGGCGCGGTGATCGTGCTGCTGCTGTGGCTCTACATCGGGAACCTGTCGCTCGTCCTCGGCGGGGAGCTGGATGTGGAGATCATCCGCGCCCGGCAGCTGCAGGCGGGGATCCCGGCCGAGCACGCGCTGCGGCTGCCCGTGCGCGACACGACCCGCGCCGACCGCCTCGCCAGGCGCCGGGCCCTCCTCGAGGACGAGGGACGGCGCCTGCGCGAGGCGCGCTCGGGACGGGAGGCGACGGCCGCCGAGGAGCGCCGGGCGGATGCCCCGCCGACGCTCCCCGAGGACGACACGAGGGAGGTGCGGATCAGGCGGAGGCGCGGGTCCGCACGACCATCTTCCCGACGTTCTCGCCGCGCATGA
- a CDS encoding Nramp family divalent metal transporter → MTDLDSRGDVREPQESAKRWRIVGPGLVVAATGIGAGDLVATLVAGSRFGYALLWAAVLGVIIKIFLVEGAGRYSLSTGRTIFEGWRTVGRWTTWYFGPYILIWGLVYGAAAMSSSALPLAALFPGVDLKVFAIACGLVGAVVVWFGRYSAFEKIIAVFVGLMFVTVVGAAIVTVPNLPALLTGLVPTIPEGGLVVALSIAGGVGGTITLAAYGYWLREKGWVAPRWMTVMRIDNSVAYVMSGIFVLSMLVVGAELLYSADIALADGEGGLVQLADVLGERYGAFMTWFFLLGFFATSFSSILGVWNGVSLMFADFLGTVRGLDVEDPRRRLGGSYYRAFILWLTVPPMALLFLDQPIGLIIAYGVLGALFMPFLAITLLVLLNTDRTPRAWRNRPLSNTVMGLSALLFVVLGVQQLVTEVGKLL, encoded by the coding sequence ATGACCGACCTCGACAGCCGCGGCGACGTCCGCGAACCCCAGGAGTCAGCCAAGCGCTGGCGCATCGTCGGCCCCGGCCTCGTGGTGGCCGCCACGGGCATCGGCGCGGGCGACCTCGTGGCGACGCTCGTGGCCGGATCCCGATTCGGCTACGCGCTGCTCTGGGCCGCGGTCCTCGGCGTGATCATCAAGATCTTCCTGGTGGAGGGCGCCGGCCGGTACTCGCTCTCGACGGGGAGGACCATCTTCGAGGGCTGGCGCACCGTCGGCCGCTGGACCACGTGGTACTTCGGTCCGTACATCCTCATCTGGGGCCTCGTCTACGGCGCGGCCGCGATGAGCTCCTCGGCGCTCCCGCTCGCGGCCCTCTTCCCGGGCGTGGACCTCAAGGTGTTCGCCATCGCGTGCGGCCTCGTGGGCGCCGTCGTGGTCTGGTTCGGGCGCTACTCCGCGTTCGAGAAGATCATCGCGGTGTTCGTCGGCCTCATGTTCGTGACCGTCGTGGGCGCCGCGATCGTCACCGTGCCGAACCTGCCCGCGCTCCTCACGGGCCTCGTCCCGACGATCCCCGAGGGCGGCCTCGTCGTCGCGCTGAGCATCGCGGGCGGCGTAGGCGGCACCATCACGCTCGCCGCCTACGGCTACTGGCTGCGCGAGAAGGGCTGGGTCGCGCCCCGCTGGATGACGGTCATGCGCATCGACAACTCCGTCGCCTACGTGATGAGCGGGATCTTCGTGCTCTCGATGCTCGTCGTCGGCGCGGAGCTCCTGTACTCGGCCGACATCGCCCTGGCTGACGGCGAGGGCGGGCTCGTGCAGCTCGCCGACGTGCTGGGGGAGCGCTACGGCGCCTTCATGACCTGGTTCTTCCTGCTCGGCTTCTTCGCGACGTCGTTCTCGTCGATCCTCGGCGTCTGGAACGGCGTCTCGCTCATGTTCGCCGACTTCCTCGGCACCGTCCGCGGCCTCGACGTCGAGGACCCGCGCCGTCGCCTCGGCGGCAGCTACTACCGGGCGTTCATCCTCTGGCTGACCGTGCCGCCCATGGCGCTGCTGTTCCTCGACCAGCCGATCGGCCTGATCATCGCGTACGGCGTGCTCGGTGCCCTCTTCATGCCGTTCCTCGCGATCACGCTGCTCGTGCTCCTCAACACCGACCGCACCCCGCGCGCGTGGAGGAACCGGCCGCTCAGCAACACGGTCATGGGCCTCTCGGCGCTGCTGTTCGTGGTGCTCGGCGTGCAGCAGCTCGTGACGGAGGTCGGGAAGCTGCTGTAG
- a CDS encoding NADP-dependent oxidoreductase, which translates to MSARSIQWQLAKRPTGEPTPDDVRRVEVDLPDLQDGEVRVENEFISVDPYMRGRMNDVPSYVPPFQLDEAMTGSAVGRVVESRSEDLAVGTLVSHMLGWRDVAQGQAGGFRPVPEVPGVPSSAHLGVLGLTGLTAYVGLTRIASIKEGDVVFVSGAAGAVGSMVGQIARLLGASRVVGSAGSAEKVERLTSHLGFDAAFDYHGGDLEQKLAEAAPDGIDLYFDNVGGDHLSAALGALRDFGRVANCGSISTYNSTGEEIAIRNTGRIVTRGLTLRGFTLGNHQDLAPEFASKMGPWLSEGRITADETVIDGIDRAFEAFTGLMRGENVGKMVVRTRASA; encoded by the coding sequence ATGTCTGCACGCAGCATCCAGTGGCAGCTGGCGAAGCGCCCCACCGGCGAGCCCACCCCCGACGACGTCCGCCGCGTCGAGGTCGACCTGCCCGACCTGCAGGACGGCGAGGTCCGCGTCGAGAACGAGTTCATCTCCGTCGACCCCTACATGCGCGGCCGCATGAACGACGTGCCCTCCTACGTGCCGCCGTTCCAGCTCGACGAGGCGATGACCGGATCCGCGGTCGGCCGCGTCGTCGAGTCCCGCTCCGAAGACCTCGCGGTCGGCACGCTCGTCAGCCACATGCTCGGCTGGCGCGACGTCGCGCAGGGCCAGGCCGGCGGCTTCCGCCCCGTCCCCGAGGTCCCCGGCGTGCCGTCGTCCGCCCACCTCGGCGTGCTCGGCCTCACGGGCCTCACCGCGTACGTCGGCCTGACCCGCATCGCCTCCATCAAGGAGGGCGACGTCGTCTTCGTGTCCGGCGCGGCCGGCGCGGTCGGCTCGATGGTCGGCCAGATCGCCCGCCTCCTCGGCGCCTCGCGCGTCGTCGGCAGCGCCGGCTCCGCGGAGAAGGTCGAGCGCCTCACGTCGCACCTCGGCTTCGACGCCGCGTTCGACTACCACGGCGGCGACCTCGAGCAGAAGCTCGCGGAGGCGGCCCCCGACGGCATCGACCTCTACTTCGACAACGTCGGCGGCGACCACCTCTCCGCCGCGCTCGGCGCCCTGAGGGACTTCGGCCGCGTCGCCAACTGCGGGTCGATCTCGACCTACAACTCCACCGGCGAGGAGATCGCGATCCGCAACACGGGCCGCATCGTCACGCGCGGCCTCACGCTCCGCGGCTTCACCCTCGGCAACCACCAGGACCTCGCGCCCGAGTTCGCGTCGAAGATGGGCCCGTGGCTGTCCGAGGGCCGCATCACCGCCGACGAGACCGTGATCGACGGCATCGACCGCGCGTTCGAGGCCTTCACCGGCCTCATGCGCGGCGAGAACGTCGGGAAGATGGTCGTGCGGACCCGCGCCTCCGCCTGA
- a CDS encoding NCS2 family permease yields MTEARTSSPAPESTDGRGALDRFFEITKRGSTYAREIRGGVLTFVTMAYIVVLNPLILGGFSADAATLDVEGNWLRASQVGAATALTAGVMTILFGLVARLPFAFAAGLGINSFLAVSVVGEVTWPEAMGLVVINGLVIVLLATTGLRTLIFRAVPRELKTAITVGIGLFIAFIGFVDSGFVRGTGVPASPLALGIDGSIASLPTVVFILGLVIMGVLMARRVPGALLIGIVATTLIAIVVEQVFHIGPSFTSGTTGWNLNAPVLPGTPVALPDLGLVGAFDFGAFGRIGIISSLMLVFTLVFTNFFDAMGTMTGLAKAADLSDERGDFPRLKGALVVEGFGAVAGGATSSSSNTVFIESASGIGEGARTGLASMVTGVLFLLAMFFTPLTQVVPLEVAAAALVIVGTLMASQIKDIVWTDFSVALPVFLTVLVMPLTYSIANGIGVGFLSWVLVRSFSGRIREVSPLLWVVSAGFLVFFARGPIEQLLGV; encoded by the coding sequence ATGACCGAAGCGCGCACGTCGTCCCCCGCCCCCGAGAGCACGGACGGGCGCGGCGCGCTCGACCGGTTCTTCGAGATCACGAAGCGCGGATCCACCTACGCGCGCGAGATCCGCGGCGGCGTCCTCACCTTCGTGACGATGGCGTACATCGTCGTGCTCAACCCGCTGATCCTCGGCGGCTTCAGCGCGGACGCGGCCACGCTCGACGTCGAGGGCAACTGGCTGCGCGCCTCGCAGGTGGGCGCCGCGACGGCCCTCACCGCGGGCGTCATGACGATCCTGTTCGGCCTCGTCGCGCGCCTCCCGTTCGCGTTCGCCGCGGGCCTCGGCATCAACTCCTTCCTCGCGGTCAGCGTGGTCGGCGAGGTCACCTGGCCGGAGGCGATGGGCCTCGTGGTCATCAACGGCCTCGTCATCGTGCTGCTCGCCACCACGGGCCTCCGCACCCTGATCTTCCGGGCCGTCCCGCGCGAGCTCAAGACCGCCATCACGGTGGGCATCGGCCTCTTCATCGCGTTCATCGGCTTCGTCGACTCCGGCTTCGTGCGCGGCACGGGCGTGCCCGCGTCGCCGCTCGCGCTCGGGATCGACGGGTCCATCGCGTCGCTGCCGACCGTCGTCTTCATCCTCGGCCTCGTGATCATGGGCGTGCTCATGGCCCGCCGCGTGCCGGGCGCGCTCCTCATCGGCATCGTCGCGACCACCCTCATCGCCATCGTCGTGGAGCAGGTCTTCCACATCGGCCCGTCGTTCACCTCGGGCACCACCGGCTGGAACCTCAATGCGCCCGTGCTGCCCGGCACCCCGGTCGCGCTGCCGGACCTCGGCCTCGTCGGCGCCTTCGACTTCGGCGCGTTCGGCCGCATCGGGATCATCTCGAGCCTGATGCTCGTCTTCACGCTCGTCTTCACGAACTTCTTCGACGCAATGGGCACCATGACGGGCCTCGCCAAGGCGGCCGACCTCTCCGACGAGCGCGGCGACTTCCCCCGCCTCAAGGGCGCGCTCGTCGTCGAGGGCTTCGGCGCGGTCGCCGGCGGCGCCACGTCGAGCTCGTCGAACACGGTCTTCATCGAGTCGGCCTCCGGCATCGGCGAGGGTGCCCGCACGGGCCTCGCGTCGATGGTCACGGGCGTGCTGTTCCTCCTGGCCATGTTCTTCACGCCGCTCACGCAGGTCGTGCCGCTCGAGGTCGCGGCCGCCGCGCTGGTGATCGTCGGCACGCTCATGGCGTCGCAGATCAAGGACATCGTCTGGACCGACTTCTCGGTCGCGCTGCCCGTGTTCCTCACGGTGCTCGTCATGCCGCTCACGTACTCGATCGCCAACGGCATCGGCGTCGGCTTCCTCTCCTGGGTGCTCGTGCGCTCGTTCTCGGGTCGCATCCGCGAGGTCTCGCCGCTGCTGTGGGTCGTCTCCGCGGGCTTCCTGGTCTTCTTCGCGCGCGGGCCCATCGAGCAGCTGCTGGGCGTCTGA